A region of Acidisarcina sp. DNA encodes the following proteins:
- a CDS encoding NAD(P) transhydrogenase subunit alpha: MNPAVLIASIYVFALAAFLGYQVISRVPPLLHTPLMSATNAISGISLIGSIVIAGAHHSRFSTILGFVAVTTATINVVGGFGITDRMLKMFQKRTPAKLEKAVQK, translated from the coding sequence ATGAATCCTGCCGTTCTGATTGCATCTATTTACGTTTTCGCGCTGGCCGCGTTTCTTGGCTATCAGGTCATTTCACGGGTTCCTCCGCTGTTGCACACACCGCTGATGTCGGCGACCAATGCCATCTCCGGCATCTCGCTGATTGGGTCGATTGTGATCGCCGGGGCGCACCACTCGCGGTTTTCCACCATTCTCGGCTTTGTCGCGGTGACCACCGCAACCATCAACGTCGTGGGCGGCTTCGGCATTACCGACCGCATGCTGAAGATGTTCCAGAAGCGGACCCCCGCCAAGCTGGAGAAGGCGGTGCAGAAGTGA
- a CDS encoding ATP-binding protein translates to MQKPFQIRLAVIVLAISTIFAAVFATLNFIQEGKFQKPTDGVWWVEAHGGLEAQRVLQDGPGQRAGIKAGDLLITANDHPTPRLAPLVRQMYRTGVYGKANYTLIRSGVRVDVPVILEAPDRSINQGFRLIATVYLLIGLYVLFRRWTAPRSTHFYVFCLLSFVLYSFNYTGKFNSFDWTIYWGKIIAGALQPALFLHFALAFPEERPWTQGKRWLIALTYVPAFIVVGLQIAAIELWSATEKLAHRLDQIATGYLAIYYLLAALLFFISYRRTNIPLRRQQLKWLTRGTVLAVAPFTLLHVIPFLLDLPAPALLTKVAVISLVFLPLTFSWAIVRYRLMDVDLIFKRGVTYTLATAGIVGLYFGVVAVASEVVHTRLPQLRVWGLIVAIIVTAQLFDPLKRAIQEWVDRVFDRKRYDYRQTLIDFGRGLSSQTDLRTLLNSIVDRLPRTLLVARVAVFLADDESHYMLSAGHGLPQDLDSSGMQLDMGFLDFDLPDAGSHIFLENTQQALHLPVSQRNTAALLDLNYYLPCRLQEKTIAVIGLGRTIGGDFLSSEDVELLESLASYIGIAIQNARLYARLEEKITEYERLKEFNENIVESINVGIFAVDLADRIESWNAQMEAMYALSREEAIGQPLAEIFPQDFIAEFHRVREEPGVHNLYKFRLTTRTGETRTANIAIAPLVSRNFQTVGRIILVDDFSDRVELEAQLMQAEKLSSIGLLAAGVAHEVNTPLAVISSYAQMLAKQVRGDERLGPLLDKITQQTFRASEIVNGLLNFSRTSGTEFRELDLNQIIQDTLTLLEHQMKTSRVQLEIALEPDLPGILGNPGKLQQVFLNLFLNAKDAMASGGVLSVRTISNGHVEVLIGDNGSGIAPEHMQRIYDPFFTTKSAPKEGQRRGTGLGLAVTYGIIQEHAGKILVESRVGEGTTFHLEFPMVRKPVHV, encoded by the coding sequence ATGCAGAAGCCATTCCAAATTCGGCTTGCCGTGATCGTTTTAGCGATATCGACGATCTTCGCAGCCGTCTTCGCCACGCTGAACTTCATCCAGGAGGGCAAATTCCAAAAGCCCACAGATGGCGTCTGGTGGGTCGAGGCGCATGGCGGGCTGGAGGCACAGCGCGTTCTCCAGGACGGACCAGGACAGCGCGCCGGCATTAAGGCCGGCGATCTGCTGATTACCGCCAACGATCATCCCACCCCCCGGTTGGCACCATTGGTGCGGCAGATGTATCGCACCGGGGTCTACGGAAAGGCCAATTACACGCTGATCCGCTCCGGTGTGCGCGTCGATGTGCCTGTGATTCTGGAGGCGCCGGATCGCAGCATCAACCAGGGCTTCCGGCTCATCGCGACGGTCTATCTGCTCATCGGGCTGTATGTGCTCTTCCGCCGCTGGACCGCACCCCGGTCGACGCATTTCTACGTCTTCTGCCTGCTCTCTTTCGTTCTGTACTCCTTCAACTACACCGGCAAATTCAACTCCTTCGACTGGACGATTTACTGGGGCAAGATCATCGCGGGCGCCCTGCAGCCTGCACTATTTCTGCACTTCGCGCTGGCTTTTCCTGAAGAACGGCCCTGGACCCAAGGCAAGCGCTGGCTGATCGCACTTACCTATGTGCCGGCATTCATCGTAGTGGGACTGCAGATTGCTGCGATTGAGTTGTGGTCGGCGACGGAGAAACTGGCTCACCGCCTGGATCAGATCGCAACCGGCTATCTGGCGATTTACTACTTGCTGGCCGCGCTCCTGTTCTTCATCAGCTATCGGCGCACCAACATTCCGCTGCGCCGCCAGCAACTGAAGTGGCTGACCCGCGGAACCGTGCTTGCGGTGGCGCCCTTCACCCTGCTCCACGTGATTCCGTTCCTGCTGGATCTGCCCGCCCCGGCGCTGCTGACAAAAGTTGCCGTCATTTCGCTGGTGTTTCTGCCGCTCACGTTCAGCTGGGCCATCGTTCGCTATCGCCTGATGGATGTGGACCTGATCTTCAAGCGGGGCGTGACCTATACCCTGGCCACGGCGGGCATCGTCGGCCTCTACTTTGGAGTGGTGGCTGTCGCCTCCGAAGTGGTGCACACCCGCCTGCCCCAACTGCGTGTCTGGGGGTTGATTGTCGCCATCATCGTGACGGCGCAGCTATTCGACCCGCTGAAGCGCGCCATTCAGGAGTGGGTCGATCGCGTCTTCGACCGCAAACGCTATGATTACCGCCAGACGCTGATCGACTTTGGGCGTGGCCTCAGCTCGCAGACCGATCTCCGGACGCTGCTGAACTCGATCGTGGACCGCCTCCCGCGAACGCTGCTGGTTGCACGCGTTGCCGTCTTCCTCGCCGACGACGAATCCCACTACATGCTCAGCGCCGGACACGGACTTCCGCAGGACCTGGATTCGTCCGGCATGCAGCTCGACATGGGCTTTCTCGACTTCGACCTGCCCGATGCCGGCTCGCACATCTTTCTGGAAAATACGCAGCAGGCACTGCATCTCCCAGTGAGCCAGCGCAACACTGCCGCGCTGCTCGATCTCAACTACTACCTTCCCTGTCGCCTGCAGGAGAAGACGATCGCAGTGATCGGGCTGGGCCGCACCATTGGCGGAGACTTCCTCTCCAGCGAGGACGTGGAACTGCTGGAGTCGCTGGCCAGCTACATCGGCATCGCCATACAGAATGCGAGACTCTACGCCCGGCTGGAAGAAAAGATCACCGAATATGAGCGGTTGAAGGAGTTCAATGAGAACATCGTGGAATCCATCAACGTCGGCATCTTTGCCGTGGATCTGGCCGATCGCATCGAAAGCTGGAACGCGCAGATGGAGGCGATGTACGCACTCTCCCGCGAAGAGGCGATTGGACAGCCGCTCGCCGAGATTTTTCCCCAGGATTTCATCGCCGAATTCCATCGCGTGCGCGAAGAGCCGGGCGTACATAACCTTTACAAATTCCGCCTGACCACGCGCACCGGCGAAACCCGTACTGCCAATATCGCAATCGCGCCCCTGGTCTCGCGCAACTTCCAGACCGTCGGACGAATCATTCTGGTGGACGACTTCAGCGACCGCGTGGAACTGGAGGCGCAGTTGATGCAGGCGGAGAAACTATCCTCCATCGGCCTGCTTGCCGCCGGGGTCGCTCACGAAGTCAACACCCCACTTGCGGTGATCTCCTCCTATGCGCAGATGCTGGCGAAACAGGTGCGGGGAGACGAGCGCCTGGGGCCGCTGCTCGACAAGATTACCCAGCAGACCTTCCGTGCATCGGAGATCGTCAACGGCTTGCTGAACTTCTCGCGCACCAGCGGAACGGAGTTCCGCGAACTGGACCTGAACCAGATCATCCAGGACACGCTGACGCTGCTGGAGCACCAGATGAAGACCTCGCGCGTGCAACTGGAGATTGCCCTCGAACCGGATCTGCCTGGCATTCTCGGCAACCCGGGCAAGCTGCAGCAGGTCTTCCTCAATCTCTTTCTCAACGCTAAGGATGCCATGGCGAGTGGCGGAGTCCTCAGCGTCAGGACGATTTCCAACGGTCATGTCGAGGTACTGATCGGCGACAACGGCTCGGGGATCGCGCCCGAGCATATGCAGCGAATCTACGACCCATTTTTCACAACCAAGAGTGCTCCGAAGGAAGGACAGCGGCGGGGTACCGGACTCGGACTGGCTGTCACCTACGGCATCATTCAGGAACACGCCGGCAAAATACTAGTCGAAAGCCGCGTCGGCGAAGGAACAACATTTCACTTGGAATTCCCCATGGTAAGGAAACCCGTACATGTCTGA
- a CDS encoding ABC transporter permease, with translation MPLRSIETFSKRIVGSVQDYAILSASALANLFSGRLYWSDIAMQADRIGIGSLPIVILTGFFTGGVLALQSASTLSQFGATAVTGQLVSFSMIKELGPVLTSLMVSGRNASGMASELGSMMVTEQIDAMRALGTDPLRKLVTPRVVATIFMLFFLTIVSDSVGTAGGAFVAVFMLGQDGSQYYHTAYQSLVYADVLQGLVKPIFFGFIIATIGCYYGMNTRGGTQGVGRSTTQAVVVSSVLIIAIDFVISRLMIGIFGR, from the coding sequence ATGCCCTTACGATCGATTGAGACGTTTTCAAAGCGAATAGTCGGCTCCGTTCAGGACTATGCCATCCTGTCCGCGTCTGCCCTGGCAAATCTGTTCAGTGGCCGGCTGTATTGGTCCGACATTGCAATGCAGGCAGACAGGATCGGGATCGGGTCACTACCCATCGTCATCCTCACTGGCTTTTTTACTGGTGGCGTGCTCGCCCTGCAATCGGCCTCCACACTTTCTCAATTCGGGGCCACTGCCGTAACCGGACAGTTGGTCAGCTTCTCCATGATCAAGGAGCTTGGTCCAGTCCTGACCAGCCTCATGGTCTCCGGCAGAAACGCATCGGGAATGGCCAGCGAACTCGGTTCCATGATGGTCACCGAACAGATCGATGCCATGCGGGCTCTTGGTACTGACCCGCTCAGGAAGCTGGTTACACCGCGCGTCGTGGCCACGATTTTCATGTTGTTCTTCCTGACGATCGTCTCGGACAGTGTCGGAACCGCTGGAGGCGCCTTTGTCGCGGTCTTCATGCTGGGCCAGGACGGCTCGCAGTATTACCATACGGCCTACCAGTCGCTGGTCTATGCCGATGTCCTGCAGGGACTCGTTAAGCCCATTTTCTTCGGATTCATCATCGCGACCATCGGCTGCTATTACGGCATGAACACGCGCGGAGGCACGCAGGGAGTCGGGCGCTCAACGACGCAGGCGGTGGTCGTATCTTCTGTGCTCATTATCGCCATTGACTTCGTCATCAGCCGTCTTATGATCGGCATCTTTGGGCGGTAA
- a CDS encoding Re/Si-specific NAD(P)(+) transhydrogenase subunit alpha: MLLGIVKETASGETRVALLPDYIKTLVAQGIDVVVEQGAGVASGALDEAYAQAGATVTADRAGLLANADLLPVVNAPNAADQRLLKQGVVLTGFLRPLDAPQELTTAVDRGATLFATELVPRITRAQAMDALSSMATVAGYKAAVLAADTLPRLFPLLMTAAGTVPPAKVFVIGAGVAGLQAIATARRLGAVVEAYDVRAAAGEQVRSLGAKFLDVDLGGINAEDKGGYAKELSEEALDRGRDLIAKTAKYSDVIITTAQVPGRRAPLLVRKDAVEGMRPGSLIVDLAAPAGGNCELTRPGETTLINGVTILAPLNLAITIPVHASQLYSRNIVNFLGLIVHKGVLTMDFNDEILSGSCVAHAGKVTHPRVAAVLEAATAAHQTSN, translated from the coding sequence TTGCTTCTTGGCATAGTGAAAGAAACAGCGAGCGGAGAGACTCGCGTTGCCCTGCTGCCGGATTACATAAAGACGCTGGTGGCCCAGGGCATCGATGTGGTGGTGGAGCAAGGCGCAGGCGTCGCATCCGGCGCGCTGGATGAGGCTTACGCTCAGGCGGGAGCAACCGTGACCGCCGATCGCGCCGGACTGCTGGCGAACGCGGACCTGCTGCCCGTGGTCAACGCGCCCAACGCCGCCGACCAGCGGCTGCTGAAGCAAGGAGTTGTCCTCACCGGCTTTCTGCGTCCGCTCGACGCACCGCAGGAGCTGACAACCGCAGTGGACCGGGGAGCTACCCTCTTCGCTACCGAGCTGGTGCCCCGCATCACCCGCGCCCAGGCGATGGACGCCCTCTCCTCCATGGCAACCGTTGCCGGATACAAGGCCGCGGTGCTCGCCGCCGACACCCTGCCGCGGCTCTTCCCGCTTTTGATGACCGCCGCAGGCACCGTGCCTCCCGCCAAAGTCTTCGTAATTGGCGCTGGAGTCGCTGGCTTGCAGGCCATCGCCACCGCGCGGCGGCTGGGAGCCGTGGTCGAGGCCTATGACGTTCGGGCCGCAGCCGGCGAGCAGGTGCGCTCTCTCGGGGCAAAGTTTCTCGATGTAGATCTGGGTGGAATCAACGCCGAAGATAAAGGCGGCTATGCAAAGGAACTGAGCGAAGAAGCTCTGGACCGCGGACGCGATCTGATTGCAAAGACGGCAAAGTATTCCGACGTCATCATCACCACAGCGCAGGTTCCGGGCCGCCGCGCCCCGCTCCTGGTTCGCAAGGATGCCGTCGAAGGCATGCGCCCCGGCTCGCTGATCGTGGACCTGGCCGCACCTGCCGGAGGAAACTGCGAGCTAACCCGTCCGGGCGAAACAACGCTCATCAACGGAGTCACGATCCTGGCCCCGCTCAATCTGGCGATCACGATTCCAGTACACGCAAGCCAGTTGTATTCGCGCAACATCGTCAACTTCCTTGGCCTGATCGTGCATAAGGGAGTGCTGACGATGGATTTCAACGACGAAATTCTCTCCGGCTCCTGTGTTGCCCACGCGGGCAAAGTGACCCATCCACGTGTGGCCGCGGTGCTTGAGGCCGCCACCGCCGCCCACCAGACTTCAAACTAG
- a CDS encoding ATP-binding cassette domain-containing protein — translation MATQTLPVPVPALGAEEPVVVFDDVSIGFDGKPVLKNISFRVAVGETRILLGPAGVGKSVLLKLANGLLRPDSGRITVFGQEVSSMPERDLFKLRSRIGMVFQESALFDSLTVRDNVAYRLLEDKVPQEEIDARVSQALRFVELEHTIDMFPAQLSGGMRRRVAIARAVISHPDLILYDSPTGGLDPVTSTTIIDLVMKQRDVYHTSSLLVTHRLQDAYTLATHTFNQATNQAEPSSGDEATLHTSFLMLRDGELIFDGSTHDLVTSDDPFIKEYLS, via the coding sequence ATGGCGACGCAGACTCTCCCCGTCCCCGTTCCCGCCCTAGGCGCCGAGGAACCGGTGGTTGTGTTCGACGACGTCTCCATCGGCTTTGACGGCAAACCCGTTCTCAAGAACATCTCTTTTCGCGTCGCCGTGGGAGAGACACGCATTCTGCTGGGCCCGGCAGGCGTGGGCAAGAGCGTGCTTCTTAAGCTGGCAAATGGGCTGCTTCGTCCGGACTCGGGACGAATCACGGTCTTTGGACAGGAAGTAAGCAGCATGCCGGAACGCGATCTCTTCAAGCTTCGCTCCCGCATCGGCATGGTCTTCCAGGAGAGTGCCTTATTCGACTCCCTTACCGTTCGGGATAATGTCGCGTACCGCCTGCTGGAGGACAAGGTTCCTCAGGAAGAGATCGATGCCCGCGTCTCGCAGGCGCTTCGATTTGTAGAGCTGGAGCACACCATCGACATGTTTCCGGCGCAACTCTCCGGAGGCATGCGGCGCCGTGTCGCGATCGCGCGAGCCGTAATCTCCCATCCCGACCTGATCCTCTATGACTCCCCTACAGGCGGGCTGGACCCCGTGACTTCGACGACGATTATTGATCTGGTGATGAAACAGAGAGACGTGTACCACACCAGTTCCCTGCTGGTGACGCATCGCCTGCAGGACGCGTACACCCTGGCGACCCACACCTTTAATCAGGCCACCAATCAGGCAGAGCCTTCATCCGGAGACGAGGCCACCCTTCACACCAGCTTCCTGATGCTTCGAGATGGAGAGTTGATTTTCGATGGATCGACCCACGATCTGGTGACCTCCGACGATCCCTTTATCAAGGAATACCTGTCCTGA
- a CDS encoding NAD(P)(+) transhydrogenase (Re/Si-specific) subunit beta, translated as MTTSSYFTEATYLVASVLFILGLKAMSHPESARRGMFLAEGGMLAAIIGTLINKEIVSYEWIIAGLVIGSIIGALMAIWVPMTAMPQRTALSHAFGAIAAALVGIAEFSFRGSSMSLFTRSALGFEVMLGALTTTGSLIASGKLQGIIRGTPVQFRGQQLLNGAVFLTTVGSFLYTLIHPEATIAFYVMVGTAFLFGIMLVIPIGSADMPVVMSLLNSYAGLAAAATGFVLSNNVLIIAGTLDGFSGLILSILMCKAMNRSIVNVLFGGFGSAATHAQAGSGGVMREISSDDAAVQLAYATRVVFVPGYGLATAQAQHAVRELAELLEARGVTVKYAIHPVAGRMPGHMNVLLAEANVPYSSLYEMDQINPEFPSTDVVVVIGANDVVNPDARDNPTSLIAGMPILEVDRAKSVIVLKRGQGRGFSGLENPLFFKDCTHMLYGDAKGSLTQLSQAVQHV; from the coding sequence ATGACGACTTCGTCGTACTTTACGGAAGCGACCTATCTGGTTGCCTCCGTCCTCTTCATTCTGGGCCTCAAGGCAATGTCCCACCCGGAGTCGGCGCGGCGCGGAATGTTTCTTGCCGAGGGAGGCATGCTGGCGGCCATCATCGGCACGCTGATCAACAAGGAGATCGTCAGCTATGAGTGGATCATCGCCGGGCTGGTGATCGGTTCGATCATCGGCGCGCTGATGGCCATCTGGGTTCCCATGACGGCCATGCCCCAGCGAACTGCGCTGTCGCATGCCTTTGGAGCCATCGCCGCAGCGCTGGTGGGTATCGCAGAGTTCTCGTTTCGCGGCAGCTCGATGAGCCTGTTCACCCGCAGCGCCCTGGGCTTCGAGGTCATGCTGGGCGCGCTCACCACCACCGGATCGCTGATTGCCTCGGGTAAGCTGCAAGGCATCATTCGCGGCACCCCGGTTCAGTTTCGCGGTCAGCAGTTGCTCAATGGGGCTGTCTTTCTAACCACGGTAGGAAGTTTTCTCTACACGCTCATCCATCCTGAGGCGACCATCGCCTTCTACGTCATGGTGGGCACCGCCTTCCTCTTCGGCATTATGCTCGTCATCCCCATCGGCTCCGCGGATATGCCGGTGGTTATGTCGCTCCTCAACTCCTATGCCGGGCTGGCCGCAGCAGCAACCGGCTTCGTCCTCTCGAATAACGTCCTCATCATCGCCGGTACGCTGGACGGATTCTCCGGCCTGATCCTCTCCATCCTGATGTGCAAGGCGATGAACCGCTCCATCGTGAATGTCCTCTTCGGAGGCTTCGGATCGGCGGCCACCCATGCCCAGGCCGGCTCCGGCGGAGTGATGCGCGAAATCTCAAGCGACGATGCCGCGGTGCAGCTTGCCTATGCTACTCGCGTCGTCTTCGTTCCTGGCTATGGACTCGCCACGGCGCAGGCACAGCACGCCGTCCGCGAACTCGCCGAGCTGCTCGAAGCGCGCGGCGTCACGGTGAAATACGCCATCCATCCTGTGGCTGGCCGTATGCCGGGACACATGAATGTTCTGCTGGCCGAGGCGAATGTTCCCTACTCCTCTCTCTATGAGATGGACCAGATCAATCCGGAGTTCCCCTCCACCGATGTTGTGGTGGTCATCGGCGCCAACGACGTCGTCAATCCGGATGCCCGCGACAATCCCACTTCCCTTATCGCTGGTATGCCGATCCTCGAAGTGGATCGCGCCAAGTCGGTCATCGTGCTCAAGCGCGGCCAGGGGCGGGGCTTCTCCGGCCTGGAGAACCCCCTCTTCTTCAAGGACTGCACCCACATGCTCTACGGCGATGCGAAGGGTTCTCTGACCCAGCTCTCCCAGGCGGTCCAGCACGTATAG
- a CDS encoding sigma-54 dependent transcriptional regulator, with translation MSEGTLTLRPGSSISLAEAPNRILIIDDEAGIRESLQTLLTLEGYTVESANDGEAGLIEIDEKSFDLVLLDLALPGQNGIEILGHIRERQPQLPVIMITAYGTVDNVVDAIRAGAQNFVQKPWDNEKLLADIRSAIARHRAEEENVQLKRALKQRYNFENIVGKSENMLRIFDLVAQVAPSRSTVLIQGESGTGKELIAKALHANSPRRDKPFVPVNTGAMTTDLLESTLFGHVKGAFTSAIASKKGLFEIANNGTLFLDEIGTMGMDTQAKILRVLQDKRFMHLGGVQELQVDVRIIAATNVDLRQAVREGKFREDLYYRLNVITIDLPPLRNRREDIPLLATHFLKRYSDENGLELRHLAPEAMRALVDYDWPGNVRELENVIERGVVLSSGTSITSDLLPGHLTGSSYSSSLLEHNPDASLFDILEDIERRIIMDKLERSNWNQTEASEQFRIPLSTLNQKIKRLNIEIKKRVKE, from the coding sequence ATGTCTGAAGGCACTTTGACCCTGCGTCCTGGGTCATCCATATCGCTCGCAGAAGCCCCGAATCGAATTCTGATCATCGACGACGAAGCGGGCATCCGGGAGTCGCTCCAAACGCTGCTGACACTGGAAGGTTACACAGTGGAATCCGCGAACGACGGAGAAGCCGGACTGATCGAGATCGATGAAAAGTCCTTCGACCTGGTCCTGCTCGATCTCGCCTTGCCCGGACAAAACGGCATCGAGATCCTGGGGCATATCCGCGAACGGCAGCCGCAGTTACCCGTCATCATGATCACGGCCTATGGCACCGTGGACAACGTGGTGGATGCCATCCGCGCAGGTGCGCAAAACTTCGTCCAGAAGCCCTGGGATAACGAAAAGCTGCTGGCGGACATCCGTTCCGCAATCGCACGCCATCGCGCGGAAGAAGAAAATGTTCAACTGAAGCGGGCGCTCAAGCAGCGCTATAACTTTGAGAACATCGTCGGCAAGAGCGAGAACATGCTGCGCATCTTCGATCTGGTGGCACAGGTAGCCCCGAGCCGCTCCACCGTACTGATCCAGGGAGAAAGCGGCACGGGCAAGGAGCTCATCGCGAAAGCTCTGCACGCAAACTCGCCGCGCCGCGATAAGCCGTTTGTGCCCGTGAATACAGGAGCGATGACGACGGATCTGCTGGAGTCCACGCTCTTCGGGCACGTCAAGGGTGCATTCACTTCTGCTATCGCCTCCAAGAAGGGGCTCTTCGAGATTGCCAATAACGGCACACTCTTTCTCGACGAAATTGGAACCATGGGGATGGATACGCAGGCTAAAATCCTGCGCGTCCTGCAGGACAAGCGCTTTATGCATCTCGGTGGAGTGCAGGAGTTGCAGGTCGATGTCCGCATCATCGCGGCTACCAATGTCGATCTCCGCCAGGCGGTACGCGAAGGCAAGTTCCGCGAAGACCTCTACTACCGGCTGAACGTGATCACGATCGATCTGCCGCCACTGAGGAACCGCCGCGAAGATATTCCTCTGCTGGCGACACACTTCCTCAAGCGCTACTCAGACGAAAACGGGCTGGAGTTGCGTCACCTGGCGCCCGAGGCCATGCGTGCCCTGGTGGACTATGATTGGCCTGGCAACGTCCGGGAGCTGGAGAATGTCATCGAGCGCGGAGTCGTGCTCTCATCCGGAACCAGCATCACCTCGGACCTTCTGCCCGGCCATCTGACCGGCAGCAGCTATTCCTCCAGCCTGCTCGAACACAATCCTGACGCATCCCTCTTCGATATCCTCGAGGACATCGAGCGGCGAATCATCATGGACAAGCTCGAGCGCTCCAACTGGAACCAGACGGAGGCCTCCGAGCAGTTCCGCATTCCGCTTTCCACCCTGAACCAGAAAATCAAACGCCTCAATATAGAAATCAAGAAGCGCGTGAAAGAATAA
- a CDS encoding acyl-CoA dehydrogenase family protein, with product MGFTFQGVDFIGFDALLSEDERMARDTARQFVEDNLIPIIEQCNRDGRFPQELVAPMGRLGFFGANLEGYGCAGMSNVEYGLVMQELERGDSGLRSFVSVQSALVMYPIYTFGSPQQKDEWLPRLATGEKIGCFGLTEPDFGSNPGGMRTRARHVGEGYILNGEKMWITSGSIADIAIVWAKVDDEDDSIRGFLVETDRPGFSAYDVHGKWSLRASVTSGLSLQDVYVPASNLLPASGGLKSPLMCLNQARYGISWGAIGAAMSCYDTARQYALLRKQFRDEPIASHQLVQEKLAWMIGEISKAQLLALHVGRLKDNDTLGYEHISLAKRNNVWMALECARMARDVLGANGITDDYPVMRHMMNLESVKTYEGTQDIHTLIIGQKITGIAAY from the coding sequence ATGGGCTTCACGTTTCAAGGAGTGGACTTCATCGGTTTCGACGCTCTGCTCAGCGAGGACGAGCGTATGGCTCGCGATACAGCGCGGCAATTCGTCGAAGACAATCTCATTCCCATCATTGAGCAGTGCAACCGCGATGGACGCTTCCCGCAAGAGCTGGTTGCGCCCATGGGACGCCTCGGTTTCTTCGGCGCGAATCTCGAAGGATATGGCTGCGCCGGGATGTCCAATGTGGAGTATGGCCTGGTGATGCAGGAGCTGGAGCGCGGCGACTCTGGCTTGCGCAGCTTCGTCAGCGTGCAGTCTGCATTGGTCATGTATCCCATCTACACCTTCGGCAGTCCGCAACAGAAGGATGAATGGCTCCCACGGCTGGCGACCGGAGAAAAGATTGGCTGCTTTGGACTGACGGAGCCGGATTTCGGATCGAATCCGGGCGGAATGCGTACCCGCGCGCGCCACGTTGGCGAAGGATACATTCTGAACGGCGAGAAGATGTGGATTACCTCGGGCTCCATCGCGGATATCGCCATTGTGTGGGCCAAAGTTGACGACGAGGACGATAGCATCCGCGGCTTCCTGGTAGAGACGGACCGCCCCGGCTTCTCTGCCTACGATGTACACGGCAAATGGTCCCTCCGCGCTTCGGTCACCTCCGGCCTCTCTCTGCAGGATGTCTATGTTCCAGCGAGCAATCTGTTGCCCGCAAGCGGCGGCCTGAAGTCTCCGCTGATGTGCCTGAACCAGGCACGTTACGGAATCAGTTGGGGCGCCATCGGCGCAGCCATGTCCTGCTACGACACGGCGCGGCAGTATGCGCTGCTGCGCAAGCAGTTCCGCGATGAGCCCATTGCCAGCCACCAGTTGGTGCAGGAGAAACTAGCCTGGATGATTGGAGAGATCAGCAAGGCGCAACTGCTGGCGCTGCACGTCGGCAGGCTCAAGGATAACGACACACTAGGCTATGAACACATCTCGCTGGCGAAGCGAAACAACGTGTGGATGGCGCTCGAGTGTGCGCGCATGGCTCGCGATGTGCTCGGCGCGAACGGCATCACGGACGACTATCCAGTCATGCGTCACATGATGAATCTGGAGTCGGTGAAGACGTATGAGGGCACGCAGGACATCCATACCCTCATCATTGGCCAGAAGATTACCGGAATTGCGGCGTACTAA